The sequence CCGCCTGCGGGGCGGCGGTGAGCAGGGCGGCGCCGGCCAGTACGCCCGCGGCGGCCAGGGCGGCGGCGACGGGGCGGGGGCCGCGCGCGTTACGGGTGGAGGTCATGCCGTCACGCCCCGATCCGGTAGAGCGAGTGGGTCCAGGAGAACTCGTTGTTGTTCACGTACCAGGCGTGCGAGGCCCAGTTGTAGCGATTGCTGGACGGCCAGGGGTCGCCCCAGTAGACGAGGCTGTTCGCGTCGTCGTACCCGTACAGCACGTGCATGTGGCCGCCGCCCGACGACCACTGGATGCGGGTCTCCACCGGCCGTCCGGCGGCTATCTCGGCCTGCACGGTGGGGTAGCGCAGCCAGCCGCTGACGTACGAGCCGGGGTTGATGCCGGCCCAGTACAGGGCGTTCTGGACGTTGTCGAGCGCGGCCTGCGAGTTGGGGCACTCGTAGCCCTGGGCACGGCCGAAGGCCGCGTTGCAGAACTCGTTCTGGCTGTAGTTGCGGCCGTACCAGGTGGCGATGGTGTTGCCGGAGGCGGCCCAGCACCAGTTGGTCTTCTGCTGCGCCTGCATGGTGATGTTCAGCCGCCGGGTGGCGGCGAGGGCGGCCGTCGGGGCGGCGGCGGCCCGGTCCGGGGCCGCGGCGGCAGCCCGGTGGTCCAGGACCGCGGCGGTGGCGGCGCGGGGCTGGTCGGCGGCGGTGGCGGTCGCCGTGGGCGCGGCGAGCAGGACGGCGGCGAGAACGGCTGTCACCGACAGCCGTGCCGGCCGGATTCTTCGGTTGCGCATGGCGTTCCTCCCGGGGCGGGGGGTGGGGGTCCAAGGAGCGCGTCCGGACGCTGTGGAGGAGCATCAACCGTTGTCGGGAACGGGTCAACACGCTTCAATGCGGGTGAACACCGCGGTGTGAATGCCCGGGGCCCCGGCGTGAACGCGCCCCCCTGACCACCTGCGGTCCGGCACCTGCCGGCGCGGCCCCGTGCCCGGCCGGCGTGAACGTTCACCTGGAGGACCCATGCAGCACACCGAGGCCGAACTGGCGCAGGTGCTGCACACCGGACCGTTCCATCTGGCGCTGCGCACGGCGCTCTCGGTGCGCGGGCTGCCGCTCCAGCGGGTCCAGCACCATCTGGCGCACCGCGGGATCAAGGTCGGGGTGACCAGCCTGAGTTACTGGCAGCAGGGCGCCCGCCGCCCGCAGCGCCCGGAGTCGCTGCGGGCCGTGAAGGCGCTGGAGGAGGTGCTCGGCCTGCCGGTGAACTCGCTGCTCGGGCTGCTGGACGCCGCGGAGTCCCGCCCGGACACCGACCGCCCGCCGGCCAGGACGTACCGCTCGCTGATGGACGCCTCCGGGGCGGTGGAGCGGCTGCTCGCGGACCTGGAGTCACCCGCCGACGGCGGGCTGCACACGGTGGGCCACCAGGAGCGGGTACGGATCGGGCCCGGCCGCCAGATGCAGCACCGCGACTCCCAGCACGTCGTGCGCGCCCACCGGGACGGGATCGACCGTTACCTCGCCGTGTACATCGGTGATCCGGGCTGCGATCCGGGGCAGGTCGTGGTGAGCGCCCGGGAGAACTGCCGCACGGGCCGGGTCCGCTGGGACCGGGAGACGGGGGTGCTGGTCGCCGAGCTGCTCTTCGACACCCGGCTGCGGGCGGGCGACACGTACCTGTTCGGCTACGGCTTCGAGGACGGTACGGGAGGGCCCTGCGGCGAGTACCTGCGGGGTTTCACCTTCGGCGGCGGGCAGTACGTGCTCCAGGTCGGCTTCGACGAGGAGGCGCTGCCGGTGCGGTGCCGCAGTTTCGCCCAGGTGTCGGCGGGCGCGCCCCGGGGCGCGCGGGCGGATCTCACGCTCACCGGCCGGCACCGGACCGTGCATCTGGTGGAGCAGGGTGTGCGGCCGGGGCTGGTCGGGATCGACTGGGACTGGGATTAGACCGGCCCGCCGGGGCCGGTCCCGGCGGGGTCAGGCGTTGGGGCCCGCGATCAGTTTTCCGCCCTCGACGCGGACCGGGACGGAGGGCAGCGGCACGGTCGCGGGGCCGTGCACGGCCTTTCCGGTCGTCGTGTCGAAGAGGCTGCCGTGGCAGGGGCAGTGGCCCTCGTTCTTCTCGACCTTGTCCAGCAGGCAGCCTGCGTGGGTGCACTGGGCGCTGAAGGCCTTGTACTGCCCCTTGGCCGGGCAGCTGACGATGACGCGCTGCTCGCGGAAGAGCTTGGACTCGCCGACCGGGATCTCGTCCGGCGCGCCGAGTTCGACGGGGGCGGTGGGGGTGGGCGTCTCGGCGTGGCCGAGCTTCGAGTCGGTCGAGCAGGCGGCCGCTCCGAGCCCGGCGACGCCCGCGAGGGCGGCGCCCTTCAGCACGGTGCGGCGGGCGGCGGGCTGGCCGGACATGCGGTCTCCACGGGTCGAAGCGACAGATGGGGCAGGGTGCGAGGCCGTGCCGGAGCTGCCCGGGGCGGCGGCGGCATCGGTGCGGTAACCGACGATACCGGCGGAGAAGGACGTGTCTGCGCGCGGGCCGGTCCCGCCCGGTCGTGCCTGGTCAGGGTCGGGGTACGGCGAGGCGGCGACCCCCGGGAGGGGGCCGCCGCCTCGCACTGCTTCGCTCCGGTGTCAGGCCTTGCGGGCGCGGGCCGTCTTCTTGGCCGCGGGCTTCTTCGCCGCCGCCTTGGCCGACGCGGTCTTCGCCGGTGTCTTCGCGGCGGCCGTCTTCCGGGCCGCCGTCTTCCGGGCGGGCTTGCGGGCCGTCGGGACGGCCGCCTCGCTGACCCGGTCCGAGTCCAGGATGTCCTGGAGGAACTTGCCGGTGTGGCTGGCGGGGACGCCCGCCACGTACTCCGGGGTGCCCTCGGCGATGACCAGGCCGCCGCCGTTGCCCCCCTCGGGGCCCATGTCCACGACCCAGTCGGCGGTCTTGATGACATCGAGGTTGTGCTCGATGACGATCACCGAGTTGCCCTTGTCGACCAGACCGGAGAGCACCTTGATCAGCTTGGAGATGTCCTCGAAGTGCAGACCGGTGGTCGGCTCGTCCAGGACGTAGACCGTACGGCCGGTGGAGCGCTTCTGGAGCTCGCTGGCGAGCTTGACCCGCTGGGCCTCACCGCCGGAGAGCGTCGGCGCGGACTGGCCGAGCCGCACGTATCCGAGGCCGACCTCGTTGAGCGTGCGCAGGTGGCGGGCGATGGTCGGGACGGCCTCGAAGAACTCCAGGCCCTCCTCGATCGGCATGTCCAGCACCTCGGCGATGGACTTGCCCTTGTAGTGGACCTCCAGGGTCTCCCGGTTGTAGCGCGCTCCGTGGCAGACCTCGCACGGGACGTACACATCGGGCAGGAAGTTCATCTCGATCTTGATGGTGCCGTCGCCTGAGCAGTTCTCGCAGCGGCCGCCCTTGACGTTGAAGGAGAACCGGCCCGGCAGATAGCCGCGGACCTTGGCCTCCATCGTCTCGGCGAACAGCCTGCGGACGTGGTCGAAGACGCCGGTGTACGTGGCCGGGTTGGACCGGGGCGTACGGCCGATGGGCGACTGGTCGACGTGCACCACCTTGTCGACGAGGTCGTCCCCGTCGACCCGGGTGTGCCGGCCGGGCACCGACTTGGCGCCGTTCAGCTCGCGGGCCAGGTGGGTGTAGAGGATGTCGTTGACCAGCGTCGACTTGCCCGAGCCGGAGACGCCGGTGACGGCGGTGAGCACGCCGAGCGGGAAGGAGACGTCGATGTCCTGGAGGTTGTTCTCCCGGGCGCCGTGCACCGTGAGCAGCCGGGAGGGGTCCACGGGACGCCGGACGTCGGGCACCGGGATCGACCTCTTGCCGGTCAGGTACTGCCCGGTGACCGACTTGTCGTTGGCCAGCAGCTCCTTCAGCGATCCGGAGTGGACCACCTTGCCGCCGTGCTCGCCGGCGCCGGGGCCGATGTCGACCACCCAGTCGGCGACCTTGATGGTGTCCTCGTCGTGCTCCACGACGATGAGCGTGTTGCCCATGTCGCGCAGGCGCACCAGGGTCTCGATCAGCCGGTGGTTGTCGCGCTGGTGCAGCCCGATGGAGGGCTCGTCCAGCACATACAGCACGCCGACGAGGCCGGAGCCGATCTGGGTGGCGAGCCGGATGCGCTGGGCCTCGCCGCCGGACAGGGTGCCCGCGGCGCGGTTCAGCGAGAGGTAGTCCAGGCCCACGTCGACCAGGAACCTCAGCCGCTCGTTGACCTCCTTGAGCACCCGCTCGGCGATCTTCTTGTCGCGGGCGTTCAGCTTGAGGCGGCCGAGGAATTCGGCGCACTCGCTGATCGACATCGCGGCGACCTGGGCGATGGACCTGTCCATCACGGTGACCGCGAGGACGATCGGCTTGAGCCGGGTGCCCTCACAGGTCGGGCAGGGGACCTCGCGCATGTAGCCCTCGAAGCGCTCCCTGCTGGAGTCGCTCTCGGCCTCGGAGTGCCGCCGCTTGACGAACTGGACGGCGCCTTCGAAGGACGGCGTGGTGTAGGCGCGCTCGCGCCCGTAGCGGTTGCGGTAGCGGACCTCGGTCTGGATCTTGTGGCCGTGCAGCAGGGCCTTCTTGGCGCGCTGCGGCAGCCCCGCCCAGGGGATGTCCGTACGGAAGCCGAGGGCGTCGGCCAGCGCGTTGATCTGGCGGCCGAAGTACTCCTTGGTGTGGCCGTGCGACCAGGGGTGGATCGCGCCCTCGTCGAGGGACTTCTCCTCGTCGGGGACGATCAGCTCCGGGTCGACCTCCATCCGCGTACCGATACCGGTGCAGTCGGGGCAGGCGCCGAAGGGCGAGTTGAAGGAGAAGGAGCGCGGCTCCAGCTCCTCGAAGGAGAGGTCGTCGTACGGGCAGTACAGATGCTCGGAGTACATCCGCTCGCGCTCGGGGTCGTCCTCGGGGAGGTCGACGAAGTCCAGCACGACCATGCCGCCGGAGAGGCCCAGCGCGGTCTCGACGGAGTCCGTCAGCCGGCGCTTGGCGCTGTCCTTCACGGTGAGGCGGTCGATGACCACCTCGATGGTGTGCTTCTCCTGCTTCTTGAGCGTGGGCGGCTCGGAGAGCTGGATGGTCGCGCCGTCGACCCTCGCCCTGCTGTACCCCTTGGTCTGGAGATCGGAGAAGAGGTCGACGAACTCGCCCTTGCGCTCGCGCACCAGCGGCGAGAGCACCTGGAAGCGGCTGCCCTCGGGCAGGCCGAGGACCTTGTCCACGATGGCCTGCGGCGACTGGCGCGAGATCGGGCGGTGGCACTCGGGGCAGTGCGGCTTGCCGATCCTGGCGAAGAGCAGCCGCAGGTAGTCGTAGACCTCGGTGATGGTGCCGACCGTCGAGCGGGGATTGCGCGAGGTCGACTTCTGGTCGATGGAGACGGCGGGCGACAGGCCCTCGATGAAATCGACGTCCGGCTTGTCCATCTGGCCGAGGAACTGCCGGGCGTACGAGGAGAGGGACTCCACGTAACGCCGCTGGCCCTCGGCGAAGATCGTGTCGAACGCGAGCGACGACTTGCCCGACCCGGAGAGCCCGGTGAAGACGATGAGGGAGTCGCGGGGGAGGTCGAGCGAGACGTTCTTGAGGTTGTGCTCGCGAGCGCCACGGACGATGAGACGGTCGGTCACGCCGGTCCGCACCTTTCTGGAGAGAAGCGGGGGAACTGAGCCCCTGGCCCAGGTTATGGGGGGCGCCACAGCGGTGTACGGAGCTTTCGACTCCGAGGGTATAGCACGCACATTCGAATTGCGGACGGCTGATGACTCCTTCACCCGAACGAGTGGCCGGGGCTAGGCTCGGCCCCATGACTGACCATGCGCACGACCTGGCAGCACTCCGTGAAGCGACCGATCGACTGCTCAGCGCCACCGAGAAACTGGACGACGCGGCCCTGGCCGAAGCGTCACGACTGCCGGGCTGGAGCCGCGGTCATGTCGTCGCGCACCTCTCTCTTAACGCCGACGCGCTCGTAAATGTTCTCCAGGGCCGGCCGATGTACGCAGACAGCGAAACCCGCGACCGCGACATCGAGCGGGACGCCCCCCGTCCACAGGCGGAGCAGCTGGCCGACCTGACGGCGAGCGCGGCCCGCTTCGTGGCGGCGGCGGCCGAGCCCGCGGACTGGTCGCGCACGGTGACCCTGCGCAACGGTGTGACGGACTCGGCCTCCCAGATCCCCTTCCGGCGCCGCGCCGAGGTCGAGCTGCACCACGTCGACCTGAACGCCGGCTACGAGCTGGAGGACCTGCCTGACGAGTTCACCGCGCGGGAGATCGACTTCCTGGCCGAGCGGTTCACCGGGCACCCGGATGTCGTGTCGACGGGGCTGGCCGACGACACCGGGCGCGCGTGGACGACCGGCGGCGGCGCGGAGGGCGGCGCGGTCTCCGTACGCGGCAACGCCTCCGAGCTGCTGGGCTGGCTCAGCGGGCGGCGCGACGGATCGGCGCTGACGGTGGAAGGCGGAGCCCTTCCGGCGCTGCCCCCGCTCTAGGCCGCCCCCGCTATAGGCTGAGAGACATGACGTACAGCGGAGCGGTCAGGGTCGGCGGGCCTGCGGATGTGCACGAACTGACGGATCTGATGATCTCCAAGGTCGCCGTCGGCCCGATGGACAACAACGCCTATCTGCTGCGCTGCCGGACCACCGGCGAGCAGCTCCTGATCGACGCGGCCAACGACGCCGGGACTCTGCTGCGACTCATCGGTGACGACTCGATCATCGCGGTCGTCACCACCCACCGGCACCGCGACCACTGGCAGGCACTGGCCGAGGTGGTCGCGGCGACCGGGGCACGCACCTGTGC comes from Streptomyces sp. Mut1 and encodes:
- a CDS encoding Rieske (2Fe-2S) protein, which encodes MSGQPAARRTVLKGAALAGVAGLGAAACSTDSKLGHAETPTPTAPVELGAPDEIPVGESKLFREQRVIVSCPAKGQYKAFSAQCTHAGCLLDKVEKNEGHCPCHGSLFDTTTGKAVHGPATVPLPSVPVRVEGGKLIAGPNA
- a CDS encoding papain-like cysteine protease family protein; amino-acid sequence: MRNRRIRPARLSVTAVLAAVLLAAPTATATAADQPRAATAAVLDHRAAAAAPDRAAAAPTAALAATRRLNITMQAQQKTNWCWAASGNTIATWYGRNYSQNEFCNAAFGRAQGYECPNSQAALDNVQNALYWAGINPGSYVSGWLRYPTVQAEIAAGRPVETRIQWSSGGGHMHVLYGYDDANSLVYWGDPWPSSNRYNWASHAWYVNNNEFSWTHSLYRIGA
- a CDS encoding maleylpyruvate isomerase family mycothiol-dependent enzyme, which codes for MTDHAHDLAALREATDRLLSATEKLDDAALAEASRLPGWSRGHVVAHLSLNADALVNVLQGRPMYADSETRDRDIERDAPRPQAEQLADLTASAARFVAAAAEPADWSRTVTLRNGVTDSASQIPFRRRAEVELHHVDLNAGYELEDLPDEFTAREIDFLAERFTGHPDVVSTGLADDTGRAWTTGGGAEGGAVSVRGNASELLGWLSGRRDGSALTVEGGALPALPPL
- the uvrA gene encoding excinuclease ABC subunit UvrA, with product MTDRLIVRGAREHNLKNVSLDLPRDSLIVFTGLSGSGKSSLAFDTIFAEGQRRYVESLSSYARQFLGQMDKPDVDFIEGLSPAVSIDQKSTSRNPRSTVGTITEVYDYLRLLFARIGKPHCPECHRPISRQSPQAIVDKVLGLPEGSRFQVLSPLVRERKGEFVDLFSDLQTKGYSRARVDGATIQLSEPPTLKKQEKHTIEVVIDRLTVKDSAKRRLTDSVETALGLSGGMVVLDFVDLPEDDPERERMYSEHLYCPYDDLSFEELEPRSFSFNSPFGACPDCTGIGTRMEVDPELIVPDEEKSLDEGAIHPWSHGHTKEYFGRQINALADALGFRTDIPWAGLPQRAKKALLHGHKIQTEVRYRNRYGRERAYTTPSFEGAVQFVKRRHSEAESDSSRERFEGYMREVPCPTCEGTRLKPIVLAVTVMDRSIAQVAAMSISECAEFLGRLKLNARDKKIAERVLKEVNERLRFLVDVGLDYLSLNRAAGTLSGGEAQRIRLATQIGSGLVGVLYVLDEPSIGLHQRDNHRLIETLVRLRDMGNTLIVVEHDEDTIKVADWVVDIGPGAGEHGGKVVHSGSLKELLANDKSVTGQYLTGKRSIPVPDVRRPVDPSRLLTVHGARENNLQDIDVSFPLGVLTAVTGVSGSGKSTLVNDILYTHLARELNGAKSVPGRHTRVDGDDLVDKVVHVDQSPIGRTPRSNPATYTGVFDHVRRLFAETMEAKVRGYLPGRFSFNVKGGRCENCSGDGTIKIEMNFLPDVYVPCEVCHGARYNRETLEVHYKGKSIAEVLDMPIEEGLEFFEAVPTIARHLRTLNEVGLGYVRLGQSAPTLSGGEAQRVKLASELQKRSTGRTVYVLDEPTTGLHFEDISKLIKVLSGLVDKGNSVIVIEHNLDVIKTADWVVDMGPEGGNGGGLVIAEGTPEYVAGVPASHTGKFLQDILDSDRVSEAAVPTARKPARKTAARKTAAAKTPAKTASAKAAAKKPAAKKTARARKA